CATGCTCTCAATGTTTCGGGTAGTGTGAACGATACGAGGACTGGGTCAGGTGTAAATGCCAAGGTTGGGCCAAATGCAAATGCAAAAGAGACAGATGGGAATGTTATTGGACCGAGGGTAGATCATAGCCCAAACAAAAATAAACATGTGAACTTGGATTATTCCATGAGTAATGGTAAGTCTAGTGGACTGGACACCAAAGATGCAGTAAGCCCAGGGAAAGAAAACacatcaggcaaagataacaaccCAAAGGTAAGTGCTAATGATGTGGAAGGAAATGTAAGCCCAATTAAAGATGCGTGTAAAGAaaaaaaagagaaagagaaagatACCTAGGTCGACGAGAACGAGTTTCAAATTAACCCAAAGCGGTCGAGTGCCAGATGTATCAATTTGTAATGAATGTTACTGGAGTGCAATTAGCAATTGGAAGGCTTCTTCACGTATAATGAAATTAAAAAGGATGGCACGTAATAATAAATTATGTGATGGTCGTTTTAATTGTAAAAATTGTTGTCAAAGAGCCCCAAACCCTCGGAAAGAGTACTTCGAGGAAATCAAGCAAGAGTTTGGGGATATCAGTGAGTGGCTCAATCAACGATGTGGAACTGAGGGAGTTTGGAGAGGAAATTGGGCTGAATTGGCCCAAGCCACAGTAAGTTTTTGTCCCGAATATTACTCGTCTATTATTGTTTTCAATGAAGGTTATGTCTTTGAATGTTCGGGGTTTTGGTGTTGCGGATAAGTTTGGATGGGTTAGGGGTTTATGTATTCGTGAGAGACCGAATATCGCTGTATTTCAAGAAACAAAATGTAGGAATTTTAGTGACTATTAGGTACAACAATTGTGGGGACATTGTGATATAGGTTTTGTTCAAAAAGATGCCATTGGAAACTCTGGGGGTTTACTAGTTGTTTGGGATACTAATCGATTCAAGGTCAATAGTGCGGTTGGTGGTGAATTTTTCATTTCTATTAGGGGTATTTGGGATGGGTTCGTTCATAATACGATTGTCGTTAATGTCTACGGACCTCATAATGATAGGGATAAAAAGAAACTATGGGACTCTCTTGATTCACTAATGGATGGGATCGACAAGGGTTGGGTTGTATGTGGCGATTTCAATGAAGTTCAGGAACATAGTGATAGGCTCAATTGTATGTTTCATGAATCTAGGGCTAGAAGGTTTAATGAATTGATTGTTAGGAACAATCTTATTGAGATACCAATTGTGGGGAGGAAGTTCACTCGTATTAGTGATGATGGGATTAAGATGAGTAAACTTGATCGTTTTCGTGTGACGGATAGCTTCATTAATCTCTGGAAGGATCTCTCAATATGTGCGTTAGATAGGGAAGAATCAGATCATTGCCCGTTGTTACTTCGCGATGGTATAATTAACTACGGCCCCAAGCCTTTTAAAATTTTCGATGAATGGTTGAATAAAGATGGCGTAGACAAAATTATAAATGAAGGTTGGATTAAAAATGTGCGCGAATCCAAAAAAGATTGTCTCTTTCGTGACAAACTTAAAAATGTGAAGGGTGAATTAAGAGGTTGGAGTAAAAGAGAATTTGGAAACCTTGATGATGAAATAAATACGTTAAAAATATTGCTTTAAGCTGGGAGTTAAAGGCAGAATGTGGTCCACTTTTGGAAATTGATCGGTTGAGTTGGTTAGAATCACGAAAAATTGGATTGCAAAAGAAAAAATCAAGGCCGGAATGTTAAGAGAAAAAGCTTGAATTCGTTGGACGCTTAAAGGTGATGAAAACTCTAAGTTTTTTCAT
The window above is part of the Rutidosis leptorrhynchoides isolate AG116_Rl617_1_P2 chromosome 1, CSIRO_AGI_Rlap_v1, whole genome shotgun sequence genome. Proteins encoded here:
- the LOC139873341 gene encoding uncharacterized protein; the encoded protein is MARNNKLCDGRFNCKNCCQRAPNPRKEYFEEIKQEFGDISEWLNQRCGTEGVWRGNWAELAQATVMSLNVRGFGVADKFGWVRGLCIRERPNIAVFQETKCFVQKDAIGNSGGLLVVWDTNRFKVNSAVGGEFFISIRGIWDGFVHNTIVVNVYGPHNDRDKKKLWDSLDSLMDGIDKGWVVCGDFNEVQEHSDRLNCMFHESRARRFNELIVRNNLIEIPIVGRKFTRISDDGIKMSKLDRFRVTDSFINLWKDLSICALDREESDHCPLLLRDGIINYGPKPFKIFDEWLNKDGVDKIINEGWIKNVRESKKDCLFRDKLKNVKGELRGWSKREFGNLDDEINTLKILL